In the genome of Desulfovulcanus ferrireducens, the window GGATTTCAAGTAGACTTTCTTCTTCAAGATCAAAATGGATGTCTGTCCCATGCACCTGTTTTAATTCTATCCACTTACTAAACCCAAGGTCATGTTTTAATTTTTGTCTGTTGACCAGGACATTTTTTTGTTCATCTCCCACCTCGAGAGAGATATTATTGGCCATATATGGTCCCTGGCTCTGGCCGCCTAGTCTGGTGCCAAAGACGCAGATTATGTTTTTCAGACCGGGAAAAGAGAATTTTATGTTCATCTTGATCTTCACTCTTGGTTTAGTTGAGCAGTCTGTCTGTTAGTTGAGTGGGATGACATACATCCTTAATCACTCAAAAAACAGAACTCAATAACTGTAAACTTCAAGTCTTATCGCTTCCTGCACTGAATTATCCTTTTTTCTGTGACAATAGTTTCCACTGGCTTGTCCCAGGGGTCGATGGGTAGGGATGGAAGTACCTGGAAGTCATAGGCAAGAGCTATGGTTCTGGTCTTAGTTGAATCAAGTTCGGGTAAAAAGCGATCAAAATAACCTTGGCCATAGCCTAATCTATAACCCTTTTGGTCAAAGGCTACTCCTGGCAGGACGATAAGATCCGGTCCGCCTCCTTTATAGAGGGAGCAGATTTCAGGGATGGGTTCAGGAATATTGAATATACCTTTGCCAAGTTCTTTCGGGTTTGATACTAGATAAAAATTCATTTTTCCACACTCGTTTTTATCACAGTGGGGCAAAAAGGTAGAAATTTTTAGGTCCCAGAATTTTTGTAAAAGGGGCCAGGTGTTTACCTCGTTCCTAATGGGTAGGTATAAAAAGGCTTCTCTGACCCTATCCAGAAGATTCAGACTATAAAAATTTTCTAATATGGTAGAGCTTAATGAATCGACCTGCTCCGGAGTTAAGTTGTTACGCTTTTTAAGAAGTTTTTGCCGAATTTGGTGTTTGGACGTCATTGACTTGATTAACCTTTCAGGTTGATTTTTTTGCGGTTTAAAGTTTGAACTTGCGTCAAGGTTAACGCTTCTCGCAAAGACTTAACGCTCATCCTGTCATTGCGAGGGGAGCGAAGCTGCCCGTGGCAATCTCACCCATTAAGTGAAAATTGCTGGCTCAAAATCTACTTTGATTCCAATATGTTTAATGTAAAACTCAATTAAGAATCGCTTAATTTAGGTCTTAGGTTGATTTTTTGCTGGACACGCTGACTGTTTGTCAGTTTAATTAGACAAATTTAAAATTCAAGTCTAAATTTGACCAGAATATTTTCCCTGATGAACTTGAAAAAAGATTTTTTTATACATCAATGAACTTGTAGCGTATGTGTTTTCTTATGCAGCCTAGTGGGTTTAGGAGACCGTCGTCGAAAATAATGAGATTTAGAAAAGGTCATATTCATTTTAACAAGAAAATACGTTAGTAATTTGTAAACCCAGCTTAAGGAGGTCATCATGAAGGTGTTTAATATTGAAGGTATGAGTTGTTCTCATTGTGTACAGGCAGTAAAGAAGGCTATTTCTTCTGTGCCCGGGGTAAAGAGTGTTGAAGTCAATTTAGAAAAAAAGCAGGTTTATTTAGAGACAGATGGTGAGGTAGATCTGGATTTGATTAAAAAGGCTGTGGAGGAGGAAGGGTATAAAGTTGTGAGATAAGGATAAGGGCAAGGGATAAGAGAAAGGAGAGGGGGTGAAGGTAAGTTGTTTATCTCTTATCCCTTTATGAGACTGTGGCCAAACTTTGCCCAGAGGGCAACTTTTCATAATTTTTTCAATCCTGGTAGTTAAATGTGGTTTGGCCACAGACTCTTATGATTAGACGTTTAACTATCCTTCTTGGGCAGGATTAGGTTTAACAGGACTCCGGTAATGCCGGCCAGCCCAATTCCCTTCAATGTAAATTCTCCTGCGGAAAAGGTCATTCCGCCAATCCCGAACACAACAATTATGGCCACAATAGCCATGTTTCGAGGCTGCATCAAGTCTACTTGGGCCTTAATAAGGCTGTTTACGCCTACAACCATGATAGTTCCAAAAAGCAGGACCAGAATTCCGCCCATTACTGGAACCGGGATAGTTTGCAAAAGAGCGCCCACTTTGCCCACAAAGGAGAGAATAATGGCAAAGATGGCAGCCCATGTCATGATCCCCGGGTTAAATATCTTGATCAAGGCTACTGCGCCTGTAACCTCCGAGTAAGTAGTATTTGGTGGACCACCAAGCAAAGAAGCCAATGAAGTGGCCAGACCGTCTCCAAGCAGGGTTTTATTTATTCCCGGATCTTCAAGGTAATTTTTCCCGGTGACAGAGCCTATGGCCAAGATGTCACCAAAGTGTTCAATGGCAGGAGCAATGGCTACTGGTAGAATGAAAAGTATAGCCTGCAGGTTCCACTCAGGGAAAGTAAAGTTGGGTACTGCTAGCCAAGGAGCCTGTTTGACTGGAGTAAAATCAACAAGACCAAGGGGAATTGAGATTATGTAACCAACGATAATACCGCAGAGAATTGGAATCAAACGAAGTATGCCTTTGCCAAAAAGGGAGACAATAATGGTTGTGGCCAGAGAGATCATTGATACAAGCAAAGCTGTCTTTTCTGGCACTAAAACTGCGGACCCGTCACCGGTTTTACCCATGGCCATGTGCACGGCTACCGGAGCCAGAATGAGACCAATGACCATAATTACCGGACCTGTGACAATGGGAGGGAGGATACGTTCTAAAATAGCCGTACCTCTTATGGAAATAAGTATGCTCAATATAACATACAGAACTCCTGCTGCAGCCAGGCCACACAATGTGCCAGCAATACCCCATGTCTGTACTCCATAAATAATGGGAGCAATAAAGGCAAAAGAAGATGCCAAAAAGACTGGTACCTTGCGTTTAGTAATGAACTGAAAAAGCAGAGTTCCGGCCCCGGCAGTAAAGAGAGCTACATTAGGATCAAGCCCGGTTAAAAGAGGAACAAGAACCAGGGCTCCAAAGGCTACAAAGAGCATTTGCGCACCAACGATACTGTCCCTTAGCCGAAATTGGTACTCTGTTGCATTTTCTGTAGTCATTTACACCTCCTAGCTGTTCTAATTAGCTTGTCTAAAAATAAAAAAAGCGCCGTTCATATGGCTTGAGTCTAACTTTTGACAAAAAAATAGGCACCGATTGGTGCCTATTTAGTTCCAAAAATTTTATCTCCGGCATCACCCAGTCCGGGAAGAATGTAACCTTTGTCATTCAGCTTCTCATCAATGCTGGCCAGATATATGTCCACATCTGGATGAGCTTTGGTTACTCTTTCCAGACCTTCAGGGGCGGCTACTAGAGAAAGAGCTTTTATTTTTTTGCACCCAGCTTCCTTTAGCAGATCAATAGTAGCCAGGAGAGTTCCTCCTGTAGCCAGCATAGGGTCGATTATCAAGGCGATTCGCTTTTCAATGTTTGAGGCCAGTTTAACATAATACCGCACGGGCTCAAGAGTTTCCTCGTTGCGGTATAGGCCGACTACACTAACCTTGGCTCCGGGAATGAGATCAATGACCCCATCCAGCATGCCTAGTCCTGCCCTTAAAATAGGGACTACAGTTATTTTCTTACCTTTAATTGTCTCTATTTCTACAGGCCCGGCCCAGCCCTGAATGGTTATCTTTTCTGTTTCCAAATCCTTGGTTGCTTCATAAGTGAGCAACCTGGCCAACTCAGAAGCCAGGGCCCGAAAGTTTTTAGTGCTAAGGTCGTGTTTGCGCATGATCC includes:
- a CDS encoding 5-formyltetrahydrofolate cyclo-ligase; the protein is MTSKHQIRQKLLKKRNNLTPEQVDSLSSTILENFYSLNLLDRVREAFLYLPIRNEVNTWPLLQKFWDLKISTFLPHCDKNECGKMNFYLVSNPKELGKGIFNIPEPIPEICSLYKGGGPDLIVLPGVAFDQKGYRLGYGQGYFDRFLPELDSTKTRTIALAYDFQVLPSLPIDPWDKPVETIVTEKRIIQCRKR
- a CDS encoding heavy-metal-associated domain-containing protein, which translates into the protein MKVFNIEGMSCSHCVQAVKKAISSVPGVKSVEVNLEKKQVYLETDGEVDLDLIKKAVEEEGYKVVR
- the upp gene encoding uracil phosphoribosyltransferase, producing MAVHVVNHPLVKHKLGIMRKHDLSTKNFRALASELARLLTYEATKDLETEKITIQGWAGPVEIETIKGKKITVVPILRAGLGMLDGVIDLIPGAKVSVVGLYRNEETLEPVRYYVKLASNIEKRIALIIDPMLATGGTLLATIDLLKEAGCKKIKALSLVAAPEGLERVTKAHPDVDIYLASIDEKLNDKGYILPGLGDAGDKIFGTK
- a CDS encoding uracil-xanthine permease family protein produces the protein MTTENATEYQFRLRDSIVGAQMLFVAFGALVLVPLLTGLDPNVALFTAGAGTLLFQFITKRKVPVFLASSFAFIAPIIYGVQTWGIAGTLCGLAAAGVLYVILSILISIRGTAILERILPPIVTGPVIMVIGLILAPVAVHMAMGKTGDGSAVLVPEKTALLVSMISLATTIIVSLFGKGILRLIPILCGIIVGYIISIPLGLVDFTPVKQAPWLAVPNFTFPEWNLQAILFILPVAIAPAIEHFGDILAIGSVTGKNYLEDPGINKTLLGDGLATSLASLLGGPPNTTYSEVTGAVALIKIFNPGIMTWAAIFAIILSFVGKVGALLQTIPVPVMGGILVLLFGTIMVVGVNSLIKAQVDLMQPRNMAIVAIIVVFGIGGMTFSAGEFTLKGIGLAGITGVLLNLILPKKDS